The Ornithodoros turicata isolate Travis chromosome 9, ASM3712646v1, whole genome shotgun sequence genome includes a region encoding these proteins:
- the LOC135368218 gene encoding alkaline phosphatase-like, with protein sequence MNCITLCATLGVLVVSTVAAGRTFRYDVPNRQEEEDVNHWSQLGLREITSRNRHVPNTRKARNLILFLGDGMGPSTVTAARIYKGQRVLNVSGEEATLSWDEFPHVSLSRTYGLDVQTSDSANTATAYLCGIKANFETLGVNYKIKSHTCHSDTATHVPSIMAWAQKEGLWTGVVTTTRITHATPAGSYAHSGHRDWEAAVPEGCVAKDIAQQLIQDSPGLGFRVIMGGGRKMFLGKDATDDEGLPGVRPDGKDLIKEWVESRKAQGNAAYIWNRKQLLSLDTQKTDFVLGLFANNHVPYAIDRINLTEPTPSLPEMTKAAIEILNRSPRGFVLLVEGGRIDHAHHDNKGAYALEETVEMDQAVAETKEFLSTDDTLIVVTADHSHVFTVGGYPERGKNILGISSYSDMDHYPVTTLAYANGPGYNETKVNYTDYEATDPHFVQRTIFPLQWETHGGEEVAVYAEGPWAHLFSGVHDQSYIPHAMAYAACIGQFAGASCELPSSATLPWISTWGALAVFLVHLVSTLSAWRSPF encoded by the exons AGGACGTCAACCATTGGTCGCAGCTCGGTCTACGAGAGATAACGTCGAGGAATAGGCATGTCCCGAATACACGGAAAGCTCGCAATCTCATTCTCTTCCTGGGCGATGGTATGGGTCCATCGACTGTAACAGCAGCACGTATCTACAAGGGACAGCGGGTACTTAACGTTAGTGGTGAAGAGGCGACCCTTTCGTGGGACGAATTTCCGCACGTCTCGCTCTCCAGGACCTACGGGTTGGACGTACAGACTTCGGATTCTGCTAACACAGCCACAGCCTATCTGTGCGGCATCAAGGCAAACTTCGAAACCCTTGGCGTGAATTACAAGATAAAG AGCCACACATGTCACAGCGATACTGCCACGCATGTTCCGAGCATAATGGCCTGGGCTCAGAAGGAAGGTTTGTGGACAGGCGTGGTAACGACGACCAGGATTACCCACGCGACGCCTGCGGGAAGCTACGCCCATTCAGGACATCGCGACTGGGAAGCAGCTGTGCCTGAGGGTTGTGTAGCGAAGGACATTGCCCAACAACTTATTCAAGATAGTCCTGGTCTAGGATTCAGG GTTATCATGGGTGGAGGACGGAAGATGTTCCTCGGTAAAGATGCCACAGACGACGAGGGCCTACCTGGAGTCCGTCCTGACGGCAAGGACTTGATCAAAGAGTGGGTGGAGTCCAGGAAAGCGCAAGGCAACGCTGCTTACATCTGGAACAGGAAGCAACTGCTGTCTTTGGATACTCAGAAGACTGACTTTGTTCTCG GGCTTTTCGCCAATAACCATGTGCCGTACGCCATTGACCGAATTAATCTCACCGAACCTACACCTAGCCTGCCAGAGATGACAAAAGCAGCCATTGAAATACTCAACCGAAGTCCTCGGGGATTCGTTCTTTTAGTCGAAG GAGGCCGCATTGACCACGCTCATCATGACAACAAGGGAGCTTACGCCTTGGAAGAGACGGTAGAAATGGATCAAGCTGTTGCTGAGACAAAGGAATTCCTCAGCACTGACGACACGCTAATCGTCGTCACGGCAGATCATTCGCACGTCTTCACTGTCGGCGGTTACCCAGAGAGGGGCAAGAATATACTTG GTATTTCGTCGTACTCTGATATGGACCATTACCCCGTGACAACTCTGGCGTACGCTAACGGACCTGGCTACAACGAGACGAAGGTTAACTACACGGATTACGAAGCCA CGGATCCTCACTTCGTCCAGCGGACAATATTCCCGCTCCAATGGGAGACCCACGGAGGCGAAGAAGTGGCCGTCTATGCAGAAGGTCCCTGGGCTCACCTCTTTTCCGGCGTCCACGACCAATCGTACATTCCACACGCCATGGCATACGCGGCCTGCATCGGACAGTTTGCTGGTGCCAGCTGCGAACTTCCCAGTTCAGCAACTCTGCCTTGGATATCCACGTGGGGGGCACTCGCCGTTTTTCTTGTGCACCTTGTGTCTACGCTGTCAGCATGGCGTTCACCGTTTTAG
- the LOC135368222 gene encoding RPA-interacting protein A-like yields MAADSREMSRHQILYKAKTPPWKEVYRSRCKERVRKQRQVLFDRFRCIEEECERERELAFAVNCIVRQEWDDLRQTPLRPQEGVQGTFAGYDEDERLIADMQREILHEERKILSQYEDTLKSEAKAVDAAVELWAKDGVLCPVCFRNYLTRSGPFVACPCGLVLRTDKSVEGIQQAISDAVASHSSNCTARPLFSPFRTGSQNDELWCTCDVCDFLCPLV; encoded by the coding sequence ATGGCGGCAGACTCGCGGGAAATGTCACGACATCAAATTCTGTACAAGGCGAAAACCCCGCCTTGGAAAGAAGTGTATCGTAGTCGTTGTAAGGAAAGGGTACGAAAGCAAAGACAAGTCCTGTTCGACCGTTTTCGTTGCATTGAGGAAGAATGCGAACGCGAAAGGGAACTAGCATTCGCTGTGAACTGCATTGTCCGCCAAGAGTGGGACGACCTACGACAGACACCGTTACGTCCCCAAGAAGGTGTGCAAGGCAcattcgcaggctacgacgagGATGAAAGGCTTATTGCAGACATGCAACGAGAAATTCTCCACGAAGAGCGGAAAATATTAAGTCAGTATGAAGACACCCTGAAGTCCGAGGCTAAAGCTGTGGATGCTGCTGTCGAGTTGTGGGCTAAGGACGGAGTTTTGTGCCCAGTTTGCTTCCGAAATTACCTAACGAGGAGCGGCCCCTTCGTTGCGTGTCCTTGCGGACTCGTATTGAGGACTGACAAAAGTGTAGAAGGTATTCAACAAGCAATTAGTGACGCTGTTGCTAGCCATTCATCGAACTGCACTGCGCGTCCTCTGTTTTCGCCATTCAGGACAGGTTCGCAAAATGACGAACTGTGGTGTACATGCGATGTCTGTGACTTTTTATGTCCTTTAGTTTGA